The nucleotide window aggagtatgtatgttccgaatagaaattaaaatcgtttgacaaatcttgatgaaactttgcacaaatgttccttgggtgctaACTGGAACCGCGACGTAGTATATTGTaaccctaaaacaaactaaagaccatcaaaaaaaagttgctcaaCTCTATGAACGTATTAGTATTTGATGAATCAAGGCaatgtttaccatgtttagatcgaaaggatctagatctagatctaattttttacaCTACACAatgcacaaatatttttttttattttatcacatgaaaatacaaaatattgtcaattgatttcattatttaataaaattaactttcaaatttgtatttcaaaagcatttttacataaattcctTATATTTGCGAATTTAGAAGTCATGACGTACATAATTTCATTAGACAAGATCGAAATTCTACACATCTCTTTATCTCTAGGTCTAAAACACTCTAATGAGGATGTTCCGGATTTCTCCCGAGTCATGTAGTTGTGTTTACATCGCGCGCCGTGTTTAGTTTCAGTTAGTTTATAGCGAgaatctgaagcgttttaagtcaatatttagtggttttaatttattcattcgCGCCAAACTATgatttgttaataacaggagaaCATAGTGATTCATTTTTGTAACAGTTTCAAATAAAACAGATAGTTAAACTTTTGATAGAAAGTATCGGAGCGTTGGCCAATAGTTTGACATACTCAAActgagatctagatttctttatCTACACTTACAGTTAAGTTCTTAGCATTCTGGTAACTaaccctagaaaaaaaaattaacactttcaccaccccctccctccctatccaaaagtaaacaagctagaacttgagtagaacaataaaagttggacagcagaTCAGTGTGTATTGAATTGGTCAGAGAGCTCTGGGCCTAGTCCAGTCGATGTGTAGACTAGTTGCTATAAACAATGAAAGGACTGCCATGTGATTTTCCTTGTGCGTGAAAGGCTTGAGTTGTCtagcgaacaaataacacatctgatagtcaaggaaacatctagatctattctctTACACAGGCCAGCCaaaatgtgtcttaccccgccctttcattgttTGATCTATTTTGTATAcgcatttttaaaactttactgTAACATTTTGTATTAAGTAACTCAttgaattgtttaaaaaatgcaagaacTATAATAACGTAATAATACATGATGTATCCAACACACATTTTAATCATTCTTAATGTCATCGATGTGCATAATGTACCGGTATACGAATTacataacataaaaataactaaagtttatgaaaataacgGTGCAACAATTTTTCAAcaaatatgcatattatcccgtatatatataaaatatgtgtgtgtgtgtatgtgtgtgcgtgtgtagtTTACACCAagccttttttatttatcttgcaagaacgtttgtaaaaacagCATCTGTATGTTAATGTATTATCAGCAATGTGTTGACGCTGGCCATGAACTATAAAAGCAATATCACTATCAACCCGTCCTTAAACAGTTCTTGgcctttattaaaacatttgtatAGTTATGAACTTCGTTAATGtactctgtatattttaaaatatttgtgattgtaaaatctttttaaaatagagGAGAAACAGCAAtggaaatatataaaaacatggCCATTCTCCTCTTTGTTGTTCAACAACCACGTGACTTAACTTAAAATAGGTCAGATATCCGGGACAACCtcattcaactctaagatgatagaacttctcttcacaaagatagttttatactttaacactaattatactaattatagccCATTCATTTCATAGTTTAATGAAAGtatcattcatttttttcctaaagcatttttcatacattcgttcgctatagctgTAAAGTCGTATTGACATGCATTTAAATAGTTCCATTTATCATTCCGTACGTCTAacaaaaaaaggtcacgcatgcgcagattGGAGCCTCAGCGCACTTGCAGAAAGAACTCTATCCAAGCcgatatttaactctagattagtctagatcattgatgcccaacctaattcgacctgtgGGCCATATTAATTTCCAACAtttgtgtcgcgggccacacgaacgaaaaggtacaaaaaacgAATTGAAATTGACCAGAAACTATTAGATAAGAAACCCTTGGATCTAGAACTTACATTAATAAATTGAATATTCGaagcttttcttcttttttgaagcgcCAGAAAATGGCTTGATTTCTGTCCTTAGAATATGAGCAACGTTGTAGCTAACCTTGcaacgactcattttctctttttagtaaatattcccatcgatcctccaatctgtAGGCGTAGTTAAACTATCTTTTACTCTCGGCTTCAATCAAGAATGtcacaatatttgttttataatgccgtttacgtgtttctctttttaaaacagtcacacactttctttacaaatcaaatatatgtTGGCTTGTTATCAGTttccacaaaaagtaaagatccgttcacctTTTCTgatagattctacattcagagttctaTTTAATAAACGTACAAatattaaaggtcatggtacagtttaactaaaaaaaattgagggcactaacgtaggtaaagatacttTTGTCAGAATTTTTTGGGATgagggattttctacactttgtgttaACGTTTTtgcgggccggatgaaaccacgtcgttggccggatctggcccgtgggccgtattttgggccccactggtctagatctaggctatctCTAACTCAAAATCTAAttcaaagatgatagatctactttatactttaacacatgaacatacaaaataaagtctattcatttcatactttaatcaaatatatgtaggcttaCAAGcacatgtttttatttgaaaaaatggatttaggtcgattagttATTTTGATAGCGCCATGCATACTATTTTTTCATTCACACATTTGCTATACTTCTAACAATATTATATCATTTAatagtttacaaaacactctcattgactatatcgacagtgatactcaaattaagacccgcgggtttattacatttattatttatttattattattatttattatatttatttatttatttatgtatattttatttactctcTTATTCACCAATCCTAAAGTTATCCAACTTTTCATGGTGAAGTGATCAATCCCTGGGAAGCGCTATACACTATAATGCAGGTAGAAACAGATAGACAGTGGGCCAACCACCTTGTTCATTCTattgttttcaatgtttttgttCCACGCTTTCATTTTTATCTCTTCGAAGTGTCTAAAAAGGTTTTAGAAAAATTTCTTAAAGAACATTTGACTCGGGAAAGGATTTTATCtcgtttttatttctattaaagTGTATTGAATCATTGTAGATTTAATTAGCTATTTGTCGTATGGGAACCCCAAATAAGAGACATCTCATAACATATTAATACTACGCGTTGTTGCGCTTACCAGACTCTGTTCTCACACCTGTGAGAGATAACCAGAAAAGCGTGAAAACAATAGAATGAACGAGGTGGTTGGTCCCATGGTTTGTGAGCCCCTTATGAACCAGATTTACTTAGAAAATTTAGACCCACGATAGGACAATTAAACGTTATATTGTAAGTAAACTTGTACTAAAACATTCGCGAACTTGGTGTAATTATTCGTTGTAtagaacaattaattttttaaaaaaaataattaaataaaaatataatagacaAACCAAAGTTGTCACATGATCATCAACAATGTCGTCACATGACCATCAACAATGTCGTCACATGACCATGTACATCTAACTATAAAACTACAAAGTCACACACTCTATCTACAGTCTATCTGAATCTTTATGTGTAGCGCTTCTCGGGGATTGATCACTTCACCATGAAGGCTTGGATAACTTTAGGATTGGTGAAAAAGAGAGTAAATAAGAAATTCAAATATGTTTATGTTCTTAATAGAGGAAAACCAATTAGAAAGGTAATCCTATTAatattgaactttaaaaaaaatgttttaattgtatttatgaAACTGTGTTGTAACTATGATTAtgcatttaattaaataatctcTAAGTTGCATAGCATGAGGTTTATTTAATCATAATTGCGATTTAGGTGGGTGTTAGTAGAGGCGATTGTCCACTCTCCCACTCGACCGGCGGGGGAGGGAGCacatttttgtaaagaaatctCTCAACTTTGTACACAACTATTTCCTATATCTTAAaaacatattgttacaaatgaacagtgataggtagaggtcaacgtatgaccccggcgagataacacagcaactagtgttccctggaatctacatgtgcaaacaaagacaggatgtgacgtgtccacacgtgttgttccaggggacgaacagatctaagtagggggacagttactaatgaacagtgacagataaaggtcactacgtgtgaccccgacttgatgacactgcatcgagtgttttctggaatctacgtgtataaatagagacaggatgtgacgtttcctcacgtgttatttcagagaatactagccgtgtttgtgcaactttggacaagcgattagggactctatataagccagagagttaatgtgaaagtcagtcgtatggagtcgtgagtgagccgttacagtcgatacagacggtgtaagacgtgtgcggctctgtggaagagaaatgtgtacgactcgatgcaagttaactatggtagagttaactggagtggactactgtcgttaaagtctatacagtgaactacagtggacttgagccgttacagtcgatacagtcgatgtaagacgtgtgcggctctgattcggtagacttgagtacgacttggttcagctttgggagacctggagcgacactgggaagtgtgtcgttggtctgttctgtggaatacggctcgaggaaagttgagaagagatgaattgcaacgaagtgaagagatgtattgcaacgaagtatagctaactgtaaactgacagatattgtacagtcttctaacGCTACATGTtcaagtaacgaattgttagagttaatagtcattaaagttatatgaaactgaaagtttagtcgtcaagttctttacagtgtttttatttgtgtgccaactaatacatctagccagaagattcagaaatacgtaacaatatactAACCAACATTACGCACCGGCTACACCCATTGATTTGTTCTTACTCTATACAttgcacatttatttaaaccccctcctttttatttttttctttactgccAATAAAACGGCCCTCATTTTAACAATCCCCTTTAACATACTTTAATATTTGAATGAAATCTTCTTTATCTTTTCGTTTCTTAGTTTTTTTCCGCCCAACTTTTGTATTTACATAATCTGTCTCTATCAGGGACACTCATGGCAGTCACTGGTTTTCTATGTACCATAAACGAACTAACATTCGAAGCAAACAAGAATATTTGTATAAGAAGCAAACTAGCGTCGTTCTTTAAGTaataattgaagttttatttattgcgTGCTATAAGGCTGCTAAACGTAAATTCACATgtttatgttccacattggggcccgaaattccacattttcaacctgagtgttccacattctgtGTATTGggggtaggcaggtctgcaagaaaaacattaaaaacaatttaaaaaaaaaaagacaataccttcaCTACGCAACttacaatataataaataaaataaaaagaattttaaaaatatttagttcaaaGCGGGTATCGAACCCGTGAATTTGACATTAGTGTTTATATATTGATATCTATATCTCTATGTAAAATTTTAgtaccttttgtttttttgtttactttacttGTATGCAATCATCTGCCTCTACCTTCTTAAAGCGAAgcttgaaaaagtattttgttttatctttgcTTATGTTTCTAGATAATCTTGCTAGAATGCTATCAGTACCAAAAGCTTCATTTGGCTAATATTTAATTTAGACCACCTTTTTTATATCTCCTGTTTgactttgtttaaattaaacaaaatgtcttttttttttttacatggtgCTGAGAATGTTGATGCTGATGTAAAGCTAAACAATgtaatctagaaaaaaaaaaaaaaagctaatttgttttttttttaaagattgtcTCTCTGTATTATAATAGTTTACAACTTTCCATGACCATTTACGTCCTCACATTCATTAAAACGTTTGATAAAAGTAaatagttggtttttttttttattgcagacATCTATTTATAGGAACTCACACCCATTAGCTTTGAAACACTTTTTGAAACGGAAACCGAAAAACCCATTGACACAGAAAATCAATTTTCTTCACGGAATACatcaggttttaaaaatgaCTAAATGGTATTGTATGGAATTTATAGTACCAGAGGTTGAAGAGTATTGCGGGACTGATAGAATTAGAGACATTCGGAATCTTAGAGTTCTGGCTATGTCGGAGAACGCAAATCTCTGCAACTTAGATGATTTAGTTGAAAGAATTCACGACTCTGGCTGTAAAAAGGAAGATGTTGATACTTTAACTTACTGGGGTGCAGAGCTCTTCAAAAACCTTGATATACCAAATTGTCCATGTAGTAGTACCATTTATTGTCACTACTacagaaagatgaagaaatgtcTCACCAAAGACAATGTTGCTTTCAGTTCCAGATATTTAAATTGTACTcaaaatctaaaaaacaaaagaacattttttctTACCTTACAGAAATGTGTTGACGCCATGTATGTTAGtaatacaaaacattataactgaATATGAACGTACTTTAATAGTTGATGTTCTTTGTTTTCattagctttgttttgttttgtgtgtgtctgttttaaTCTGCATTTATATGGATATTTGATTCGATAATGTAAGCCTACACAATTTATCTTAATATTCTGTTTCATTATGCTAAATGCCGACCTACAcatcttttattattatgtgttggcatataataaattttttttttaaattgtgaagTTTGAGTTCATGTATGAGCTACATCTTAGAACTTTTGTATCGAGgttgttattttaattaattaaattactgTATCATTTAATTAGAATATCGCTGCTGTCAGGGTTGTGttcaagcattaaaaaaattgtcctGGCCTCTGACATTCAACAAGCACCTTCATGcttacaataaaaaattgactcactgttaacaatgtaattatttaatgatatgaatataagttataatgaataatgacaaactgatggagtaatgacattgattttaaaaatcctaatATTTTGgttatattaattaaacaataattctGCACCTTGC belongs to Biomphalaria glabrata chromosome 12, xgBioGlab47.1, whole genome shotgun sequence and includes:
- the LOC106059599 gene encoding uncharacterized protein LOC106059599, with protein sequence MKAWITLGLVKKRVNKKFKYVYVLNRGKPIRKTSIYRNSHPLALKHFLKRKPKNPLTQKINFLHGIHQVLKMTKWYCMEFIVPEVEEYCGTDRIRDIRNLRVLAMSENANLCNLDDLVERIHDSGCKKEDVDTLTYWGAELFKNLDIPNCPCSSTIYCHYYRKMKKCLTKDNVAFSSRYLNCTQNLKNKRTFFLTLQKCVDAMYVSNTKHYN